The Chloracidobacterium sp. region TTGAAGCGCGAAGCCCAGGTCTTTACAGGCCAAGTCCATTGTGAAGCCGATATTGTAGCTGCCGTTGAGGATGACCTGGCTCTCCGTCTCATGCACGAAGCTGTTGCCCGAGCTGGCCTTGATGATGGCATAGGCCAGCGCCAGATCGAGGCCGCCGCGCTTGGCCAGCATCAGGGCCTCGCCGATCGCCACCACATGGACGAAGGCGAGCATGTTGGTGATGACCTTGATCACCGAGGCGCTGCCCAGCGGCCCCGTGTAGAACACCGGGCGGCCCATCGCTTCGAACGCGGGTAGATGCGCCTCATAGACGGCCCGCTCGCCGCCCACCAGAACCGTGATGTTGCCGGAGGCGGCCTTGTGGA contains the following coding sequences:
- a CDS encoding NAD(P)-dependent oxidoreductase encodes the protein ESVFTCLPSPKAVSTVVSGERGLLAGLKPGATWIDMSTNDRHEVLRLAALAAEKGVACLEAPVTGGVHKAASGNITVLVGGERAVYEAHLPAFEAMGRPVFYTGPLGSASVIKVITNMLAFVHVVAIGEALMLAKRGGLDLALAYAIIKASSGNSFVHETESQVILNGSYNIGFTMDLACKDLGFALQ